From the Halorhabdus utahensis DSM 12940 genome, one window contains:
- a CDS encoding ORC1-type DNA replication protein, with product MTDDPEEGMLSWDESVFRDEHVFEIDYVPETFRHRESQMESLKYALRPAVRGSRPLNVIARGPPGTGKTTAVQKLYGELGSQTDVRVARVNCQVDSTRYAVFSRLFESVFEYEPPASGISFKKLFGQITEKLVDEEEVLAVALDDINYLFYEGEASDTLYSLLRAHEAHSGAKIGVVVVSSDLDLDVIEELDGRVQSVFRPEEVYFPKYDEPEIVDILDERVERGFHEGVVDAPILDRVAELTADQGGDLRVGIDLLRRAGLNAEMRASKQIEREDVEAAFEKSKHVHLSRHLKGLSDSEQTLLAVIADHEGELAGDVYETFAEETDLGYTRYSEIIKKLDQLGLIETSYTSVDGRGRSRELSLQYEPEAITDRL from the coding sequence ATGACCGACGACCCCGAGGAGGGGATGCTCTCCTGGGACGAATCCGTCTTCCGGGACGAGCACGTCTTCGAGATCGACTACGTCCCCGAGACGTTCCGCCACCGCGAGAGCCAGATGGAGAGCCTGAAGTACGCCCTCCGGCCGGCCGTCCGCGGATCCCGGCCACTCAACGTCATCGCCCGCGGGCCGCCGGGGACGGGCAAGACGACGGCGGTCCAGAAACTCTACGGCGAACTCGGCTCCCAGACGGACGTCCGGGTCGCCCGCGTCAACTGTCAGGTCGATTCGACGCGATATGCAGTGTTTTCGCGGCTGTTCGAGAGCGTTTTCGAGTACGAACCGCCGGCCAGCGGCATCTCCTTCAAGAAACTCTTCGGCCAGATCACCGAGAAACTCGTCGACGAGGAGGAGGTCCTGGCCGTCGCCCTGGACGATATCAACTATCTCTTCTACGAAGGTGAGGCCTCCGACACCCTCTACTCGCTCCTTCGCGCCCACGAGGCCCACTCCGGGGCGAAGATCGGCGTGGTCGTCGTCTCCTCGGATCTGGACTTAGACGTCATCGAGGAACTCGACGGTCGCGTCCAGAGCGTTTTCCGCCCGGAGGAAGTCTACTTCCCGAAGTACGACGAACCCGAGATCGTCGACATCCTCGACGAGCGTGTCGAGCGTGGGTTCCACGAAGGCGTCGTCGACGCGCCGATTTTGGACCGCGTCGCCGAACTCACCGCCGACCAGGGCGGGGACCTCCGGGTCGGCATCGACCTGTTGCGCCGGGCGGGGCTGAACGCCGAGATGCGTGCCAGCAAACAGATCGAGCGCGAGGACGTCGAGGCGGCTTTCGAGAAGTCCAAACACGTCCACCTCTCTCGGCATCTCAAGGGACTCTCCGACAGCGAACAGACGCTTTTGGCGGTGATCGCCGACCACGAGGGCGAACTCGCGGGCGACGTCTACGAGACGTTCGCCGAGGAGACCGACCTCGGGTACACCCGGTACTCGGAGATCATCAAGAAACTCGACCAACTCGGCCTCATCGAGACCAGTTACACCAGCGTCGACGGCCGGGGGCGTTCGCGGGAACTCTCCTTGCAGTACGAGCCCGAAGCCATCACGGACCGGCTATAG
- a CDS encoding glycoside hydrolase family 15 protein, whose product MRLTTALNEFKRSRDERFPEESRTARGAFSGYEDRLVHVRPDGSVRDYSSPLSGLYGVDRSRLGIETPDGITWFADLETIRQHYYRDTRLVETEYDAGSYTIHQYDLTLGRAHVTHVELRGSIPAQARLVAFITLAPEGKEGGVGALIHNDGGPDGTQALEVYHRREHDYLAASTGLDSVRGQRPEQFEEIVDDAPVEFPRGSVTRAYDQTRLSGDFLVSAPLEEVGRGSRTTLVSQLSDHDEIDRGTALADLRTCALEHDSADSLRAAARDRTVVTVPQSVPRSDLVRTDMRVLDLLEARSGGHIAAPEFDPFFANSGGYGYVWFRDDAEIATHLLAAGDRLGLDVTGAVERSAAFHCRQQLPDGTWPHRVWAVDGSLAPGWANANVEHNDDSLEYQADQTASVTAFLATLLRERHGELDDELTVEVRETVVDAVDALTRNIDDGLPAPCQNVWEDAVGQFTHTAARYIEALSAVARAPLRKPIRERAREAAETVFGGLDQLWDEETESYVMRLDENYADRRTDAASLALVDAVREYDHIEGAAIDDDCLDRLVSHVETVLETLHRDPDGDVAGLIRYEGDRWRCGDQHEEKIWSVTTVWGALAAAQLATLLESHGRDGESFLERAGELYDLFSADGPLTTPAGYLTEQVFDDGSHDSAAPLGWSHALRLHVTALLDEADALPTTAEIEGPTERPTWTTGEKFGLLTAADHYEDDPSRIWCTLTRGAVTEVRFPRVDLMNLRTLDFLIRSSDGEYTVRTHRETRRADDSVERRVEPLDDESLRFRHVFVETGDGRGHEWELTVEYAVDPAHDALLADVDFEAADGEDYDLFAVADTSLTNTGTAERGLRLGEPGAHHLVARDPTAYTGETDDPLLVDEEGEAYSVAMAMTATTRFDWATVAAAGSDHLKDLFADGELPPPKDDVDNENIVLLGRIGSGERTVETLALGFARYADTAAALGEATGALDRGYGMAEAAYDDTWAAFLADKPVPAAIADDEDLAAQYRTALMSLLAVEDKTYHGASIASPSVPWGVAVDADEPKGYGYNFVWSRDLYQVFTVFETVDELAIATSQLEYIYAFQQDETGFIPQNTYVNGRTRWGGEQMDNISFPQVMAAQLYERGVGFEEADYDYVNVARSADYVARNGPDTAQERWEEESGYSPSSIATEIAGLTAASYLASETGHDADALVWQAVADEWAASVESWTATTTGTDRHTTTPYYVRVARDGDPDAGYLRTLANDGPTLDERNVIDAGFLELVRLGITPADDPVIENSLVEVDDTIRVDVGDAAGFYRYNGDGYGEREVGDKGAPWSVEHSGKGRLWPLLTGERGEYELLAETEMTAMECLESMAQFGNEGRMIAEQVWDRDVETDYGWEFGGGTGAATPLAWAMAQYVRLAHGLDTGEPVETPAIVADRFRERGLHDAERPDLRVETTFRGNAIEVFGETTANVVAVKSPVDSTVIPVEDGTFQGTLEVEHGEGQLLVAAGSDTELEDATTAIRRLRI is encoded by the coding sequence ATGCGGCTGACGACAGCGCTCAACGAGTTCAAGCGGTCTCGTGACGAGCGCTTTCCTGAAGAGAGTAGAACGGCCAGGGGGGCGTTCTCGGGGTACGAAGACCGTCTGGTCCACGTCCGGCCGGACGGTTCGGTGCGGGATTACTCGTCGCCACTGTCGGGGCTGTACGGCGTCGACCGGTCGCGCCTCGGGATCGAAACGCCCGACGGGATCACGTGGTTTGCCGACCTCGAGACGATCCGCCAGCACTACTATCGTGATACGCGCCTCGTCGAGACGGAGTACGACGCCGGGTCCTACACCATCCACCAGTACGACCTGACGCTGGGGCGCGCCCACGTCACGCACGTCGAACTGCGGGGCTCGATCCCCGCCCAGGCCCGGCTGGTGGCGTTCATCACGCTGGCCCCCGAGGGCAAGGAAGGCGGTGTCGGCGCGCTGATTCACAACGACGGCGGGCCCGACGGCACCCAGGCCTTGGAAGTGTACCACCGCCGGGAGCACGACTACCTAGCGGCCTCGACCGGGCTGGACTCGGTGCGCGGCCAGCGTCCCGAACAATTCGAGGAGATCGTCGACGACGCGCCCGTCGAGTTCCCCCGCGGGTCGGTCACGCGGGCCTACGACCAGACGCGACTCAGTGGCGACTTCCTGGTGAGCGCGCCCCTGGAGGAGGTCGGACGGGGATCCCGGACGACGCTGGTGAGTCAGTTGTCCGACCACGACGAGATCGATCGCGGAACGGCACTCGCTGACTTGCGGACCTGTGCGCTGGAACACGACAGTGCGGACAGCTTGCGAGCGGCGGCGCGGGACCGAACCGTCGTGACCGTCCCGCAGTCGGTCCCCCGGTCGGATCTCGTCCGGACGGATATGCGCGTGCTGGACCTGCTCGAGGCACGATCCGGTGGCCACATCGCCGCGCCCGAGTTCGACCCCTTCTTCGCCAATTCCGGCGGGTACGGCTACGTCTGGTTCCGCGACGACGCCGAGATCGCGACCCACCTGCTGGCGGCGGGCGACCGGCTCGGCCTCGACGTGACCGGGGCCGTCGAGCGCAGCGCCGCCTTTCACTGTCGCCAGCAGTTGCCCGACGGCACCTGGCCCCACCGCGTGTGGGCGGTCGACGGCTCGCTCGCGCCGGGATGGGCCAACGCGAACGTCGAGCACAACGACGACTCCCTGGAGTATCAGGCCGACCAGACGGCGTCGGTCACGGCGTTCCTGGCGACGTTGCTCCGGGAGCGCCACGGCGAACTCGACGACGAGTTGACCGTCGAGGTCCGGGAGACAGTCGTCGATGCGGTCGATGCGCTCACCCGGAATATCGACGACGGCCTCCCGGCACCCTGCCAGAACGTCTGGGAGGACGCTGTCGGTCAGTTCACCCACACCGCAGCCAGGTACATCGAGGCGTTGTCGGCGGTCGCACGAGCCCCACTCCGAAAGCCGATCCGCGAGCGGGCTCGTGAGGCGGCCGAGACGGTGTTCGGCGGGCTCGACCAGCTGTGGGACGAGGAGACGGAAAGTTACGTGATGCGACTGGACGAAAACTACGCCGACCGCCGGACTGACGCGGCCTCGCTGGCACTGGTCGACGCCGTCCGGGAGTACGATCACATCGAGGGAGCGGCGATCGACGACGACTGTCTCGATCGCCTCGTCTCCCACGTCGAGACCGTGCTCGAAACGCTGCATCGCGATCCGGACGGTGACGTGGCGGGGCTGATCCGCTACGAGGGCGACCGGTGGCGGTGTGGCGACCAACACGAGGAGAAGATCTGGTCGGTGACGACGGTCTGGGGCGCGCTGGCGGCGGCGCAACTGGCCACGCTCCTGGAGTCTCACGGTCGCGACGGCGAGTCGTTCCTGGAGCGGGCCGGCGAGCTCTACGATCTGTTCAGCGCGGACGGCCCGTTGACGACTCCGGCTGGCTACCTCACCGAGCAGGTGTTCGACGACGGGAGCCACGACAGCGCGGCCCCGCTCGGCTGGTCACACGCGCTCCGGCTGCACGTGACCGCGTTGCTCGATGAAGCCGACGCGCTTCCGACGACGGCCGAGATCGAGGGACCAACCGAGCGGCCGACCTGGACGACCGGCGAGAAGTTCGGGCTGTTGACCGCGGCGGATCACTACGAGGACGACCCCTCCCGGATCTGGTGTACGCTGACCAGGGGCGCAGTCACCGAGGTGCGGTTCCCGCGAGTCGACCTGATGAACCTCCGGACGCTGGACTTCCTGATCCGGTCGAGTGACGGCGAGTACACCGTCCGGACCCATCGGGAAACCCGCCGGGCCGACGATTCGGTCGAGCGCCGGGTGGAACCACTCGACGACGAGTCCTTGCGCTTCCGGCACGTCTTCGTCGAGACGGGCGACGGCCGCGGCCACGAGTGGGAACTCACCGTCGAGTACGCCGTCGATCCCGCCCACGACGCGCTGTTGGCCGACGTGGACTTCGAGGCAGCCGATGGCGAGGACTACGATCTCTTCGCGGTCGCCGATACGTCGCTGACCAACACCGGGACGGCCGAACGCGGCCTGCGACTGGGCGAGCCGGGCGCACATCACCTCGTCGCCCGGGACCCGACGGCCTACACCGGCGAGACGGACGACCCGCTGCTGGTCGACGAGGAGGGAGAGGCTTACTCCGTCGCGATGGCGATGACCGCCACGACGCGGTTCGACTGGGCGACGGTGGCCGCCGCCGGCAGCGACCACCTCAAGGACCTGTTTGCCGACGGCGAACTCCCGCCGCCCAAAGACGACGTCGACAACGAGAACATCGTCCTCCTGGGTCGGATCGGGAGCGGCGAACGGACCGTCGAGACGCTGGCGCTCGGGTTCGCTCGCTACGCCGACACGGCGGCAGCACTCGGCGAGGCGACCGGGGCCCTCGATCGCGGCTACGGGATGGCGGAGGCCGCCTACGACGACACCTGGGCGGCGTTCCTGGCCGACAAGCCCGTCCCTGCAGCGATCGCAGACGACGAGGACCTGGCCGCCCAGTACCGGACTGCGCTGATGAGTCTGCTCGCGGTCGAGGACAAGACCTATCACGGCGCGTCGATCGCCTCGCCGTCGGTGCCGTGGGGGGTCGCAGTCGACGCCGACGAGCCCAAGGGCTACGGCTACAACTTCGTGTGGTCACGTGACCTCTATCAGGTCTTTACGGTCTTCGAGACGGTCGACGAACTCGCGATCGCGACCAGCCAACTCGAGTACATCTACGCGTTCCAGCAGGACGAGACGGGGTTCATCCCACAGAACACCTACGTCAACGGCCGGACGCGGTGGGGCGGCGAGCAGATGGACAACATCTCGTTCCCGCAGGTGATGGCCGCCCAGCTCTACGAGCGCGGCGTGGGCTTCGAGGAGGCTGACTACGACTACGTAAACGTGGCACGGTCGGCCGACTACGTCGCCCGCAACGGCCCCGACACCGCCCAGGAGCGCTGGGAGGAGGAATCGGGCTACTCACCCTCGTCGATCGCGACGGAGATCGCCGGGCTGACGGCCGCGAGTTACCTCGCGAGCGAGACCGGTCACGACGCCGACGCACTCGTCTGGCAGGCAGTCGCCGACGAGTGGGCCGCGTCGGTCGAGAGCTGGACCGCGACGACGACTGGGACCGACCGGCACACGACGACACCGTACTACGTCAGGGTCGCCCGCGACGGGGATCCCGACGCCGGCTATCTCCGGACGCTGGCCAACGACGGGCCGACGCTGGACGAGCGCAACGTCATCGACGCCGGCTTCCTCGAACTCGTCCGGTTGGGTATCACGCCCGCCGACGATCCCGTGATCGAGAACTCGCTCGTGGAAGTCGACGACACGATCCGCGTCGACGTGGGCGACGCCGCCGGGTTCTACCGGTACAACGGCGACGGCTACGGCGAGCGCGAGGTTGGCGATAAGGGTGCGCCCTGGTCAGTCGAGCATTCGGGGAAAGGGCGGCTGTGGCCGCTGCTGACGGGCGAACGCGGCGAGTACGAACTCCTCGCCGAGACGGAGATGACGGCAATGGAGTGTCTGGAGTCGATGGCCCAGTTCGGAAACGAGGGACGGATGATCGCCGAGCAGGTCTGGGATCGCGACGTCGAGACCGACTACGGGTGGGAGTTCGGCGGCGGGACCGGCGCGGCGACCCCACTCGCCTGGGCGATGGCCCAGTACGTCCGGTTGGCTCACGGCCTCGATACCGGCGAACCCGTCGAGACGCCCGCGATCGTCGCCGATCGGTTCCGCGAGCGGGGCCTGCACGACGCCGAGCGTCCCGACCTCCGGGTCGAGACGACGTTCCGGGGCAACGCCATCGAAGTCTTCGGCGAGACGACAGCGAACGTCGTGGCCGTCAAGAGTCCCGTCGACTCGACGGTCATCCCGGTCGAGGACGGGACCTTCCAGGGGACACTCGAGGTCGAACACGGCGAGGGACAACTGCTGGTCGCTGCTGGAAGCGATACCGAACTCGAAGACGCCACGACGGCGATCCGTCGACTCCGAATCTGA
- the malA gene encoding alpha-amylase MalA — protein sequence MHHPGPPHFVAVGEAIELAPRDPDPEATYAWDVTARPDGSTATVGDDPVEHLEPDVAGTYVVHLAAPDGGHDLTVRAFASELTPSTGGVSGASGVSAGESGFESGGSGSGGRSGSARADAVTGDGGRPRLTLEPAIEGDEAVVRADPLPHPDGPETSADLAVEFLLDDRDNVDREAVTIDETELRVPLSAIDDRLRVHAVSVGDRGYSVPDAVEFAREDPTGSAVTDGSVTASHIYEPPAWAEDTIIYEIYVRTFAGQAGDQRSGGDGAAAGEGETERSAFDAIVDRLDYIESLGVDTLWLTPVLENDHAPHGYNITDFFSIAEDLGSRADYERLIAAAHDRGMNVLFDLVCNHSARTHPHFQAAVADPDSEYHEWYEWRGPGEPETYFEWEHIANFDFTHLPVRRHLLDAIDQWAPLVDGFRIDMAWAVPNNFWREVHDRAKAIDSEFLLLDETIPYIPDFQGGCFDMHFDSTTYAALRRVGNGAPAAEVLDAVDERAAIGFPPHAGFMLYAENHDETRYLVECGRAAARAATGALFTLPGSPLVYAGQEFGQRGKRDDLAWEHADEDLQAHVRQLAAARRDVTALESAATLHRIEWTVQSGAADRVVAFGRVRGDDAVVVVLNFGPETATVELPIATGTTDAVSGKAVGTGEGGLRVDNVLVVPAESETIKG from the coding sequence ATGCATCACCCCGGCCCACCCCACTTCGTCGCCGTCGGCGAAGCAATCGAACTCGCCCCCCGCGATCCGGACCCGGAAGCGACCTACGCGTGGGACGTGACCGCCCGACCGGACGGATCGACAGCGACCGTCGGCGACGACCCCGTCGAGCATCTCGAACCCGACGTCGCGGGAACCTACGTCGTTCACCTCGCGGCCCCCGACGGCGGCCACGACCTCACCGTTCGCGCGTTCGCGTCGGAACTGACCCCCTCGACGGGCGGCGTCTCCGGGGCATCGGGCGTTTCGGCGGGCGAGAGTGGATTCGAGAGCGGGGGATCCGGATCGGGCGGTCGATCGGGCAGTGCTCGCGCCGACGCCGTAACCGGTGACGGGGGCCGACCCCGGCTCACCCTCGAACCCGCGATCGAGGGGGACGAAGCCGTCGTCCGGGCCGATCCGCTCCCGCATCCCGACGGACCGGAGACGTCGGCCGACCTGGCCGTCGAATTTCTGCTCGACGACCGGGACAATGTCGACCGCGAGGCGGTGACCATCGATGAGACCGAGCTCCGGGTTCCGCTCTCGGCGATCGACGACAGACTACGGGTGCACGCCGTCTCGGTCGGGGATCGAGGCTACAGCGTCCCGGACGCCGTCGAGTTCGCGCGGGAGGACCCGACCGGGTCGGCAGTCACGGATGGGAGCGTGACTGCCAGTCACATCTACGAGCCACCCGCGTGGGCCGAGGACACGATCATCTACGAGATCTACGTCCGGACCTTCGCGGGCCAGGCAGGTGATCAGCGGAGCGGTGGCGATGGAGCGGCTGCGGGCGAGGGGGAAACCGAGCGCTCGGCCTTCGACGCGATCGTCGACCGGCTGGACTACATCGAGTCCCTCGGAGTGGATACCCTCTGGCTGACGCCGGTCCTGGAGAACGACCACGCGCCCCACGGGTACAACATCACGGACTTCTTCTCGATCGCCGAGGATCTTGGGTCACGGGCCGATTACGAGCGCCTCATCGCGGCCGCCCACGACCGCGGGATGAACGTCCTGTTCGACCTCGTGTGCAATCACTCCGCGCGAACCCATCCGCACTTCCAGGCGGCCGTCGCCGATCCGGACAGCGAGTACCACGAGTGGTACGAGTGGCGCGGCCCCGGCGAGCCCGAGACGTACTTCGAGTGGGAGCACATCGCGAACTTCGACTTCACGCACCTGCCGGTCCGGCGACACCTCCTCGACGCGATCGATCAGTGGGCCCCACTGGTCGACGGCTTCCGGATCGACATGGCGTGGGCCGTGCCGAACAACTTCTGGCGGGAGGTCCACGACCGGGCGAAAGCCATCGACAGCGAGTTCCTGCTACTCGACGAGACGATCCCGTACATTCCGGACTTCCAGGGCGGGTGTTTCGACATGCACTTCGACTCGACCACGTACGCGGCGCTGCGTCGGGTGGGCAACGGCGCGCCGGCCGCGGAAGTGCTCGATGCTGTCGACGAACGCGCAGCGATCGGCTTTCCGCCACATGCCGGGTTCATGCTGTACGCGGAGAACCACGACGAGACGCGCTATCTTGTCGAATGTGGTCGTGCGGCCGCCCGTGCCGCCACGGGCGCGCTGTTCACGCTGCCGGGGTCCCCACTGGTGTACGCCGGCCAGGAGTTCGGCCAGCGCGGCAAGCGCGACGACCTCGCGTGGGAACACGCCGACGAGGACCTCCAGGCGCACGTCCGACAGCTCGCGGCGGCGCGTCGCGACGTGACGGCGCTGGAATCGGCCGCGACACTCCATCGCATCGAGTGGACCGTTCAGTCGGGTGCGGCCGACCGTGTCGTCGCGTTCGGACGCGTTCGTGGCGACGATGCCGTCGTCGTCGTCCTGAACTTCGGGCCGGAGACGGCGACAGTCGAACTACCGATAGCGACCGGGACGACCGACGCAGTGTCCGGGAAGGCTGTCGGAACTGGCGAGGGGGGACTGCGGGTCGACAACGTTCTCGTCGTGCCGGCCGAGTCGGAGACGATCAAGGGGTAG
- a CDS encoding DUF7510 family protein yields MSQGARGGGPPINVTTEFEDGRTVVTVTGNRNVAVVVNSVSGERVYLPPEEGEHDGEPSPYRPTGDSDSATAGSSGDSPYEGIQDDSPYGSRRQPDVALGVNPTADGFRVVHPEPADDVRILR; encoded by the coding sequence ATGTCTCAGGGTGCTCGCGGCGGTGGGCCGCCGATCAACGTCACCACCGAGTTCGAGGACGGCCGAACGGTGGTCACGGTCACCGGGAACCGGAACGTGGCAGTCGTCGTCAATTCCGTGTCGGGCGAACGCGTCTATCTGCCCCCCGAGGAGGGCGAACACGACGGCGAGCCCAGCCCGTATCGGCCAACCGGGGACAGCGACAGTGCGACCGCGGGGAGCAGCGGCGACAGCCCCTACGAAGGGATTCAGGACGACAGTCCATACGGATCACGCCGCCAGCCTGACGTCGCACTCGGAGTCAACCCGACGGCCGACGGGTTTCGGGTGGTCCACCCCGAACCCGCCGATGACGTTCGGATTCTGCGATAG